A genome region from Blautia coccoides includes the following:
- the udp gene encoding uridine phosphorylase translates to MNYAEEGVQYHLNIRKGDVGRYVLLPGDPKRCQKIAAYFDNPVLVADSREYVTYTGYLDGEKVSVTSTGIGGPSASIAMEELVKSGADTFIRVGTCGGMDVDVKGGDIVVATGAIRMEGTSKEYAPIEYPAVADFHVANALVKAAENCGYQYHAGVVECKDAFYGQHEPETKPVSYELMNKWEAWLRLGCKASEMESAALFVVANYLRVRCGSNFLVVANQEREKQGLSNPVVHDTDAAIKVAVEALRILIREDKK, encoded by the coding sequence ATGAATTACGCAGAAGAGGGCGTGCAGTATCATTTGAATATAAGAAAAGGGGACGTGGGAAGATATGTGCTTCTTCCGGGAGATCCCAAGAGATGCCAGAAAATCGCGGCATATTTTGATAACCCTGTATTGGTGGCAGACAGCAGAGAGTATGTGACATATACAGGTTACCTGGACGGAGAAAAAGTAAGTGTCACATCAACAGGGATCGGCGGGCCGTCAGCATCTATTGCCATGGAGGAACTTGTGAAGAGCGGAGCAGATACATTTATCCGTGTGGGTACATGCGGTGGAATGGATGTAGATGTGAAGGGCGGAGATATTGTAGTTGCCACAGGAGCTATCCGTATGGAAGGCACCAGCAAAGAGTACGCCCCCATTGAATATCCGGCAGTTGCTGACTTCCATGTGGCAAATGCCCTCGTAAAAGCAGCCGAGAACTGTGGATATCAGTATCACGCAGGTGTTGTAGAGTGCAAGGACGCGTTTTACGGACAGCATGAGCCGGAGACCAAGCCGGTCAGCTATGAGCTGATGAACAAATGGGAGGCGTGGCTCAGACTTGGCTGTAAGGCGTCGGAGATGGAATCTGCCGCACTGTTTGTTGTGGCCAATTATCTGAGAGTGCGCTGCGGTTCCAATTTCCTGGTGGTGGCCAATCAGGAACGTGAGAAACAGGGGCTGTCCAATCCGGTGGTACACGATACGGACGCTGCGATCAAGGTGGCTGTGGAAGCGCTGAGAATATTGATCAGAGAAGATAAAAAGTAA
- a CDS encoding ABC transporter ATP-binding protein — protein MEHITKEFGSFKANDDITLRLKKGEIHALLGENGAGKSTLMSVLFGLYQPEQGMIKMNGKPVTINNPNDANALGIGMVHQHFKLVHNFTVLESIVLGHESVKHHFLKMDEARKKVVELSERYKFKIDPDALISDITVGMQQRVEILKMLYCDNEVLIFDEPTAVLTPQEIDELMKVMKQLVSEGKSILFITHKLAEIKAVADRCTVLRKGRYIGTIDVAKASKEEMSEMMVGRKVDFVVEKKEMKPLGTALSVRDMTMRSKRTGKNVVDHVSFDVKKGEIVCIAGIDGNGQSELVYGITGLMGIDQGQVFLNDKDITKESIRRKCLDGMAHIPEDRHKHGMVLDYTLKENLILQNYYTPQFDKHGFLRFDEIDRYAEKLIERYDIRSAHGADSIARGMSGGNQQKAVIARELDRNPEIVIAVQPVRGLDVGAIEYIHRQIIAQRDAGKAVLLVSFELDEVMNVSDRILVMYEGKIVADVKPKDVTIQELGLYMAGTGKGNAAC, from the coding sequence ATGGAACATATCACCAAGGAGTTCGGCAGTTTCAAGGCAAATGATGATATTACGCTGAGGCTGAAAAAAGGTGAGATACACGCGTTGCTGGGAGAGAACGGCGCAGGAAAGTCCACTCTGATGAGTGTACTGTTCGGGCTGTACCAGCCGGAACAGGGAATGATCAAGATGAACGGGAAACCTGTGACGATCAATAACCCCAATGATGCCAACGCGCTGGGGATCGGAATGGTGCATCAGCATTTTAAACTGGTACATAATTTTACGGTATTGGAGAGTATCGTACTTGGTCATGAGTCTGTAAAGCATCATTTTCTGAAAATGGATGAGGCCAGAAAAAAGGTAGTGGAATTAAGCGAGCGGTACAAGTTTAAAATTGACCCTGACGCCCTGATCAGCGATATTACAGTGGGCATGCAGCAGAGAGTGGAAATTTTAAAAATGCTCTACTGCGACAACGAGGTACTTATCTTTGATGAACCCACCGCCGTGCTGACGCCGCAGGAAATTGATGAACTCATGAAGGTTATGAAACAATTGGTATCGGAAGGAAAATCCATCCTGTTTATCACTCACAAACTGGCAGAGATCAAGGCAGTTGCAGACCGCTGTACTGTACTCAGAAAAGGACGGTATATCGGAACCATTGATGTGGCGAAAGCCAGTAAAGAAGAAATGTCTGAGATGATGGTGGGGCGTAAGGTGGACTTTGTTGTGGAGAAAAAGGAAATGAAGCCTTTGGGAACCGCCCTTTCTGTCCGGGATATGACCATGCGTTCCAAACGTACAGGCAAAAACGTTGTGGATCATGTATCCTTTGATGTAAAGAAGGGCGAGATCGTCTGTATTGCAGGGATTGACGGCAATGGTCAGTCAGAACTTGTCTATGGGATCACCGGACTCATGGGAATTGACCAGGGACAGGTATTCCTGAATGATAAGGATATTACAAAAGAGAGTATCCGCAGAAAATGTCTGGACGGTATGGCTCATATTCCTGAAGACAGACACAAGCACGGAATGGTTCTGGACTATACACTGAAAGAAAACCTAATCCTCCAGAACTACTACACCCCGCAGTTTGACAAGCACGGATTTTTGAGATTCGATGAGATTGACAGATACGCGGAGAAGCTCATAGAGCGCTATGATATCAGAAGTGCTCACGGAGCGGATTCTATTGCCAGAGGCATGTCAGGCGGTAATCAGCAGAAGGCTGTCATTGCAAGGGAGCTGGACAGAAATCCGGAAATCGTGATCGCGGTCCAGCCGGTCCGTGGACTTGATGTGGGGGCTATTGAGTATATACACAGACAGATCATAGCACAGAGGGATGCCGGGAAAGCGGTTCTCTTAGTATCTTTTGAGCTGGATGAGGTCATGAATGTCAGTGACAGGATACTTGTCATGTATGAAGGAAAGATTGTTGCGGATGTGAAGCCAAAGGATGTGACCATTCAGGAACTGGGGCTTTATATGGCCGGAACAGGAAAGGGGAATGCAGCATGTTAA